The following proteins are co-located in the Phyllostomus discolor isolate MPI-MPIP mPhyDis1 chromosome 1, mPhyDis1.pri.v3, whole genome shotgun sequence genome:
- the SPESP1 gene encoding sperm equatorial segment protein 1: MPVRSLVLLVALLLWPSFLPAYPSNTVTSDEEKNVNRYVQVLQNLLQSVPTREPDTEKTSESPNTVYSMKTKVSKLKEIITPDKALAENVVTTPVSDKITSFPTRSFSLEQRRKKHTKSTAFWSIKPSNISVVLRAKEPYVEREEPEPEPEPKVKQTEARMWPYVTEYPPSSSSGSTDWDTSTDLEDVPQLVGDYETQTFETHPLVLGNEEILKKISDISSKVHQVPLAESLKPEYRADIQAVREHLKRSLAVAAAAEHRLSKMYRSQVLPLGRSGYETDDIETVINTLYNSRSKLSQYLDTRYVPSEMREKAIIVINTLKKILCVSRLEVQNLIRKLLNNNIKILNLLDVP; encoded by the coding sequence GCAACACTGTGACatctgatgaagaaaaaaatgtcaatcgTTATGTACAAGTTTTACAGAACCTACTACAAAGTGTTCCCACTAGGGAGCCAGACACTGAGAAAACATCAGAGTCTCCAAATACTGTTTACTCTATGAAAACGAAGGTATCAAAACTTAAGGAGATAATTACACCTGACAAAGCTTTAGCTGAGAATGTTGTAACGACCCCTGTGAGTGATAAAATTACAAGTTTCCCGACTAGAAGCTTCTCACtggaacaaaggaggaaaaaacatacTAAAAGCACAGCATTCTGGTCTATTAAACCAAgcaatatttctgttgttttacgTGCAAAGGAGCCTTATGTTGAAAGAgaagagccagagccagagccagagcccaaAGTCAAACAAACCGAGGCCCGGATGTGGCCGTATGTCACTGAATATCCTCCCAGCTCTTCAAGTGGGAGCACTGACTGGGATACCTCCACCGACCTAGAAGATGTTCCTCAGCTCGTAGGCGATTATGAAACACAAACATTTGAAACACACCCACTCGTTTTGGGTAatgaagaaattttgaaaaaaatttcagatattagtTCAAAAGTGCATCAGGTTCCTCTTGCTGAGAGCCTCAAGCCAGAGTACAGAGCGGACATTCAAGCCGTCAGAGAGCACCTGAAACGGAGCCTCGCTGTCGCAGCGGCAGCAGAACACAGATTAAGCAAGATGTATAGGTCCCAGGTATTACCACTAGGGCGAAGCGGTTATGAAACTGATGACATTGAAACTGTTATTAACACGCTGTATAATTCTAGATCAAAGTTATCTCAGTATTTAGATACTAGATATGTTCCATcagagatgagagaaaaagctaTTATAGTAATCaacacattgaaaaaaatattatgtgtAAGTCGACTAGAAGTTCAAAACCTTATTAGGAAgttattaaacaataatataaaaattttaaacctactTGATGTTCCATGA